Proteins encoded by one window of Nitrospirota bacterium:
- a CDS encoding cation-translocating P-type ATPase — protein sequence METVVADTTPPVPDRPWHSVRVTEIFSSFDTPPGGLSGTEASERLRRFGYNRIAEPEKMSPLKILFNQLKGFFNIILFIAALIALGVGYLPGRAANLHEVIFIVVIIILNTIISFIEEYKASQSIQSLHRVMKRMARVMRDGQEIVTDADEVVPGDMVILSEGDRIPADGRIIESFGLMVDESVLTGESVSIDKDNLDVPEEAILAERTNMAYSGTYVTRGSSKVLITGTGMATEIGKIAADLYDIRERPTSFQIEIARLGRQVTLAIAVIVAVIAITSYIVEHLSFYDVLINSISLGVAAVPESLPVVMTFALALGTRRMLGKKALVKHLSVVEDLGSVDVICTDKTGTLTENRVSVEKVYADGRISLPEEDVAGAAMPHLLRAAILCNEARTGSVEGGDKAWIGDPTEIGLLMFAGKRMIDPEAERSRYPRIGEIPFSSETRKMTSIHTVDGRPVAYSKGALRVILNDCDRIFNNGDIVTMNQEARDRITTMGDSMAGEALRVLAFACRELPSQEMPEGEIEKGMIFLGFVGMMDPPRKEISGAIRIAREAGIRVIMITGDHKKTAQAIAGRIGLGNNAAEGKDVDRLPIGELAGYMDGVDIVARATPRTKDNITRALQERGHFVAMTGDGVNDATAIKRSDVGVAMGVRGTDVAKESADMILLDDNFATLIDAVEEGRRIFDNIKKFVNYLLSANLAEVFVIMILSFFGFIPLTGTMVLWVNVITDVLPASALAVDPANPGIIRRPPRRVGDPVLNTGVKALIAFSGIKKVIVLLIIFYIGFHMGELKLAQTMVFTSVILFSFVRIMIVREMDRLTLWSNKWLLLAMATGICLQLMVLYIPPVREFFDIVPLNLIHWVILIPIVAVSAFLGIAGARLIMKRLPAI from the coding sequence ATGGAGACCGTTGTAGCAGACACAACTCCTCCAGTACCTGACAGACCCTGGCACTCCGTGAGGGTTACTGAGATATTCTCATCTTTTGACACCCCTCCAGGAGGGCTCTCCGGTACAGAGGCATCTGAAAGGCTCAGGCGCTTTGGTTACAATCGCATTGCAGAGCCGGAAAAGATGTCCCCACTCAAGATCCTGTTCAATCAGTTAAAGGGCTTTTTCAACATCATCCTCTTCATCGCAGCACTCATCGCCCTCGGGGTGGGTTATCTGCCAGGCAGGGCCGCCAATCTCCATGAAGTCATCTTCATTGTGGTCATCATCATACTGAACACCATCATAAGTTTTATCGAGGAATATAAGGCAAGCCAGAGTATCCAGTCACTACACAGGGTCATGAAGCGGATGGCGAGGGTGATGAGGGACGGCCAGGAGATCGTGACCGATGCCGATGAGGTCGTCCCCGGCGATATGGTGATCCTTTCTGAAGGGGACAGGATACCTGCAGACGGGAGGATCATTGAGTCCTTCGGGTTGATGGTGGATGAATCCGTATTGACAGGCGAGAGCGTCAGCATTGACAAGGATAATCTTGACGTGCCGGAAGAGGCAATCCTTGCTGAGAGGACCAATATGGCCTACTCCGGCACTTATGTCACGAGGGGAAGCTCTAAGGTCCTCATCACCGGGACAGGGATGGCCACTGAGATCGGAAAGATCGCGGCAGATCTCTATGATATCAGGGAGAGGCCGACATCTTTCCAGATCGAGATTGCAAGACTCGGCAGACAGGTAACCCTTGCCATCGCCGTTATTGTGGCCGTGATCGCAATCACCTCCTATATCGTAGAGCATCTGAGCTTTTATGATGTCCTGATAAACTCGATCAGCCTTGGCGTGGCTGCTGTCCCTGAAAGCCTTCCTGTTGTCATGACCTTTGCCCTCGCACTGGGGACGAGGAGGATGCTCGGGAAGAAGGCACTTGTGAAACATCTCAGTGTTGTTGAGGACCTTGGTTCAGTGGACGTCATCTGCACTGACAAGACAGGGACGCTGACAGAAAACAGGGTCTCTGTTGAGAAGGTCTATGCAGATGGCAGGATATCCCTTCCGGAGGAAGATGTTGCCGGCGCTGCCATGCCGCACCTGTTGAGGGCTGCCATACTTTGTAATGAGGCCAGGACAGGTTCAGTTGAGGGAGGGGATAAGGCCTGGATCGGTGATCCGACAGAGATCGGCCTCCTCATGTTCGCCGGTAAGAGGATGATTGACCCGGAAGCTGAAAGGAGCAGATATCCCAGGATAGGTGAGATCCCCTTTTCCTCTGAGACCCGGAAAATGACCAGTATTCACACGGTGGACGGCAGGCCGGTCGCCTATTCCAAAGGGGCGTTGAGGGTCATCCTGAATGACTGTGACAGGATATTTAACAACGGGGATATTGTCACAATGAACCAGGAGGCACGGGACAGGATCACGACGATGGGGGATTCCATGGCCGGGGAGGCATTAAGGGTGCTGGCCTTTGCCTGCAGGGAACTCCCATCTCAGGAAATGCCAGAGGGAGAGATTGAAAAGGGGATGATATTTCTGGGATTCGTGGGGATGATGGACCCTCCGAGAAAGGAGATCAGTGGGGCCATCCGGATTGCCCGGGAGGCTGGAATCAGGGTAATCATGATTACAGGGGATCACAAAAAGACTGCACAGGCGATAGCCGGAAGGATCGGGCTTGGCAACAATGCTGCCGAGGGTAAGGATGTTGACAGACTCCCGATCGGGGAATTGGCGGGATATATGGATGGGGTGGATATAGTGGCCCGGGCAACGCCCCGCACCAAGGACAACATCACCAGGGCGTTACAGGAGAGAGGTCATTTTGTGGCAATGACAGGAGACGGTGTGAATGATGCCACTGCCATCAAACGTTCCGATGTAGGGGTGGCGATGGGGGTGAGAGGGACCGATGTGGCAAAGGAATCCGCGGACATGATCCTCCTGGATGATAACTTTGCCACACTCATAGACGCTGTTGAAGAGGGGAGGAGGATATTTGATAACATCAAGAAATTCGTAAACTATCTCCTGAGCGCCAATCTGGCTGAGGTCTTTGTCATTATGATCCTGTCATTCTTCGGCTTCATTCCCCTGACAGGGACGATGGTCCTGTGGGTAAACGTCATCACCGACGTCCTGCCGGCCAGCGCCCTCGCAGTGGATCCGGCCAATCCCGGCATCATCAGGAGACCGCCGAGAAGGGTGGGGGATCCGGTACTGAACACGGGTGTTAAGGCGCTCATCGCATTCAGCGGCATCAAGAAGGTCATTGTGCTGCTGATCATATTCTATATAGGATTTCATATGGGTGAGCTGAAATTGGCGCAGACCATGGTGTTTACCAGCGTGATCCTCTTCTCCTTCGTCAGGATTATGATTGTGCGGGAGATGGACAGGCTGACCCTCTGGTCCAACAAATGGCTTCTCTTAGCCATGGCAACCGGCATCTGCCTTCAACTGATGGTCCTCTACATACCTCCTGTAAGAGAGTTTTTCGATATCGTCCCGTTAAACCTCATTCACTGGGTAATCCTGATCCCTATCGTAGCAGTGTCCGCGTTCCTGGGAATCGCCGGTGCGAGGCTGATCATGAAGCGCCTTCCTGCGATATAG
- a CDS encoding type II toxin-antitoxin system VapC family toxin, translating into MYFDTNLYITAIHYGESSFAYQSLFENLPRTYLSSVISAELHAGCTDDIGLQLVKQYTRRIEKTGRIVTPAHATWNKAGILIAKIIKDSPNYKSKAAVLLNDILIALSAIQIGGTVYTANKEDFLLIRRYRSFSLQFIIEN; encoded by the coding sequence GTGTATTTTGATACTAATCTCTATATCACTGCAATACATTATGGAGAAAGCAGCTTTGCATATCAGTCCCTTTTTGAGAACTTGCCGCGCACCTATCTTTCTTCCGTTATATCCGCAGAATTACATGCAGGCTGTACAGATGACATTGGTCTCCAACTGGTGAAGCAATATACACGACGCATAGAGAAAACAGGGCGAATTGTTACACCTGCACATGCCACATGGAATAAGGCAGGAATACTGATAGCAAAAATTATTAAAGACAGCCCTAATTACAAATCTAAGGCTGCCGTGTTATTGAATGACATATTGATTGCTCTAAGCGCAATCCAAATCGGCGGTACAGTATATACTGCCAATAAAGAGGATTTTCTTCTTATACGGAGATATCGGTCCTTTTCTCTTCAATTTATTATAGAAAATTAA